The following proteins are encoded in a genomic region of Triticum dicoccoides isolate Atlit2015 ecotype Zavitan chromosome 1B, WEW_v2.0, whole genome shotgun sequence:
- the LOC119332397 gene encoding uncharacterized protein LOC119332397, whose amino-acid sequence VSGPAASAYKGYCWSKEKAEYFSSRGLINASYTISAAELREDLLGALVPCTFQEVTATSSNQRAPNLSTLGSDIRYQPGIHNDMKYEPGTKPVDLNYSVAGSGQTQGYSVQEHAFSGQEAKPRSSSYSSPNNLNHTGAFDAQPVSKQYMVCVVHFDGASKGNPGKSGAGAVLMTEDGRVISRLREGLGVVTNNVAEYRGLILGLKYAIRLGFKRIKVYGDSQLVCYQVKGTWQAKKENMMELCKEVRKLQENFISFEVHHVRREWNSEADRQANIAITLASGAVSEERGDGF is encoded by the exons GTATCTGGTCCTGCTGCAAGTGCCTACAAGGGTTACTGCTGGAGCAAAGAAAAGGCAGAATACTTCTCTTCACGTGGACTAATCAATGCTTCGTATACAATCAGTGCAGCTGAACTTAGGGAAGATTTATTGGGTGCCCTTGTGCCCTGCACTTTCCAG GAGGTAACTGCTACTAGTTCAAATCAACGAGCTCCAAATCTGTCCACCCTCGGCAGTGATATAAGATATCAACCTGGCATCCATAATGATATGAAATATGAGCCTGGGACAAAACCTGTGGATCTGAATTAT AGTGTCGCTGGATCTGGTCAAACTCAAGGTTACTCAGTTCAGGAGCATGCATTTAGCGGGCAG GAAGCCAAACCAAGGTCCTCCAGTTATTCCTCGCCAAATAACCTTAACCACACTGGAGCTTTTGATGCACAACCTGTCTCAAAACAATAC ATGGTATGTGTGGTTCACTTCGATGGTGCTTCAAAAGGAAACCCAGGAAAATCAGGTGCTGGAGCTGTACTTATGACTGAAGACGGGAGAGTG ATATCTCGACTTCGTGAGGGTCTTGGTGTTGTTACCAATAATGTTGCCGAGTACCGGGGCCTTATCTTAGGACTGAAATATGCCATCAGGCTTGGATTCAAGAGAATCAAAGTATATGGTGACTCTCAACTAGTCTGTTATCAG GTGAAAGGTACATGGCAAGCAAAGAAAGAGAATATGATGGAACTGTGCAAAGAAGTGAGAAAACTTCAAGAGAACTTCATCTCTTTTGAGGTCCACCATGTGCGACGG GAATGGAACTCTGAGGCGGATCGCCAGGCAAACATAGCCATCACCCTCGCAA GCGGCGCGGTTTCTGAGGAGCGTGGCGACGGCTTCTGA